Proteins co-encoded in one Lasioglossum baleicum chromosome 14, iyLasBale1, whole genome shotgun sequence genomic window:
- the Vps13 gene encoding vacuolar protein sorting 13C isoform X3: protein MVFESIVTELLNKVLGEYIQDLDHTQLKLSLWGGDVVLNNLLIKETALDVLDLPIRLGYGKLGKLILKIPFKDMWNGQIDAIVEELFLLIVPTSQVAYDAEKESKVQLEAKRAELARVEKTKQLADTKSQEKLDDSMIEKLVARMIKNIHVEIKRIHVRYEDHVSFKDHPFSAGFTLDKFILESCTDTWKTDGNMKDMYAILQIFKCCTLDGLAVYLNTTATQFSSKPQSYYSDLFCSGIATTDHNPPGYQYLLGPINVNAKLKLNPKPETDGSNYTIPKVWLDLEMQKLRIGLTKKQYHTLVQLGEGLDHAQKKAPYRKYRPNLTSYRGHYKEWWHFAYECILEETVRRNRRNWDWNHMKQHRDLCREYANVYQTKLTAKKVAQEIENRLTECEKKLDIFNLVIIRHQIEMEVERLAEKEKSLKAKRGWFGFLWSTAQTEETEDLNSAAAIMRKFEQAMTPQEKEKLYRAIDYQENSAPAHYPETYVMIDTRFLLHELQIEFLDTDKEYPCILDLQLHVVEAVFNSRPAANAILVTASINEMKLLGTKQDDHVPSLFNSHEHSAEKVLIYVSYEKNPLDKLCGDRVIVRSTSVDIVYDAQTVIELVNLFKLQNSSTLNQLQAAAAEQLEGFKEMSALGLEHAIQKHSALDIQVDMQASQLIIPHGGFYNSTKALLVVNLGSLKIHSLEKPKDDKTNVSVKQLISMGKSEEDVLLHLREHTYDKFVLKIVNVQILVSLPGEEWRTILSTVHDSMTLLHPTTLEIQFHKCLVTDDPLLPKLRLIGQLPSLVINITDNRLLQVMSIAQSIPLPKEEEPTELQKSSLSKSTSQLSLLKDLTTISEKKKKEGTTVKQTTDLEMKFEMKEFALLVSSQKDDVVKPFMKFEILQVEAELLQRTYDQEIMLRLGGVQVKQHYKETEIFMVNTPMTSGKHEYLITMQYINVNKRSPDFTTRHGSVIKLLKLEFTTLDVLLHQEGLINLLQFATYMQDQMNAITKTTMDTERPIRPRVSHLASIQEETSTFFKEQLYKQKLRSTSSRRKRTMIEHIDLKIQTKVGTIRMKIASESKDIAVFDVDGITAGFIMKASYSQANVNLSSMSILDLNAASIYRDIVSVTESTESLQVQVIMYNIDPSEIDKNNMSITVVMGCYRIVFLNMFVTSLMSFLNNFQAAQQAIKDASAAAAEAAKTNIKDVQESETRIGLAVKIKAPVIYVPMHSKSNRCLSLDMGNLTVCNVFKKLEVTNEAGDCPIVTEMKVELQNLKLSRVKLNMDQFTVENEILLLEPVSFTLLIKRNLSTSWFTSIPDIDMSGRLNKINLRISKEDYVTTLKVLEENLGEKVEETKSIQSVTQGDKKLEVEVEHHQIDKVERITAGVESADLQEQTQVHTSIKFEFVMDSLVISLFTGGSKMLRSESSLLHLPENGLATFCLTHFALKGRIFADGLIATSILLMNCTLDDTRQSRHGFLTRIMGRTTAVPTISEGETEPKMARSMLDVTFRQSLNDTFVDVRVFSFSIIVSIDYLMKVKDFFTIEEASTSKTTSQAVSKNYTETVPRKRQTPAPPNKKMFTINLHVEKPDIILLEDMDDINSNCVILNTELILKVRLMGEHQVITGSIKDLSILAGVYNPAKRNDWIYEVLRPCSISVAGSTPEGKGLHIDVCCTDIHVSVSPGVIEILNKVVHTVTKTEVKDEEEDHVAEPNYEGLWIITPFEESDFWFLKTEIAVEALEDFVYSGDEVVAAYKPEMAIISAPTILFTLEAGVGNKTLPMLLLHIGFQSNINDWSSKSMNVEATMSLIMAYYNSRLALWEPLIEPVEGIKNGKRVSTPWELKTKVQFNEVAIDSRGASVASPTSENEQDEWHQTAKMSIDIESSENLEITVTKTCLDVLKQLGNAFSSAITAGEKGAAKSVAPYVLKNETGLAMVLDLESSHFKVFDDRSKMPGEKTNSYMEVILESGASVQLASKTTKIQTPLLDQLKTDSIKEKEDDKFVISFKEIDCTLAIPVLRADKRFFSLRYRKGSSEEWGIVSDVVVDEGSTIVTLRSILQVHNHFSEPISVYYMTKRGNEVECVGVVAPDNKLNLPLDAVYTPTNSYWLFFSVEKYMVSIEPFVWKDLQKTVSMRKLLKCESRTEQEVVEPFYIKMFCVMIVVGSIFYNNNTIGLLFDAINWRSIFCRFIDYVKHFCLKSLSSEHPKHVEAPIQVVGEIEQVYFENTSRHTMASTIYNVHLYPSVYLKNFLPIDIIVSIPGTFQDKLLEAGTSYQIPTIDPGKSHIIIKLPNYLEKDWSCRGEILANPPEFSVWSFESFDSAQKVVMDLGMHTSYKHGSIVMALYCPFWMLNKTGLMLSYRSGDDYLNVLYHPENFKGPILFSFRSKVFFGKKKAMIRVEDGEWSDKFPIDTAGSEGMVACKYNGMTYQIGVHNQLTYNSLTKQITFTPYYVILNNSSFLIECQEGDRPADPMFKVPPGECTPLWPRTEYEQKTLRAKIVSEPETTAPFIYTESHTTLLKLQNKYGGINVDVQVSEGGVYISLSVYTYGNAPALIVNHTSHTIHFWEKGSLNVRSVQSYNKMFYTWEKPAGPKKIVWEDHNKKEIENNLRKDTLGAFQLPDLEEEVFYVSFLGGAQRILLFTSNMKIAEDCQLAGDFETIEQEVTISIHGVGLSLVNNITRSELLYMCIASSGIIWETSKTTAQRWRGLSAHEVNTIEEGYQKYIRELQIGRDPSQKVILEPKLEVDYMTMEMLRPHRRFLRRTFQTGLWLQYRTSMHQVQLHAKINRLQIDNQLSDCVFPVILAPVPPPKSVTQSIVTKPFAELSMVKQLLEHSSVQQFRYFKVLIQEFHVKVDIIFINAIMGLFEANEVNDAEENELFKVDMKLVDEPLMYHVSLITTAEQKNFFDLLHFSPLKIHISFSMSGSNNAPSAVPQVLNVLLQGIGVTLTDINDIVFKLAYFERDYTFMTNKQLISEATMHYAGQAIKQAYVLVLGLDVIGNPYGLVVGTVKGIEDLFYEPFQGAIQGPGEFAEGLLLGVRSMLGHTVGGMAGAVSKITGAMGKGLAALTFDKDYQKKRQEQLNKQPSNLQEGLARSGKGLVMGVFDGVTGVVMKPISGAKEEGVEGFFKGFGKGVVGLVTRPTAGVIDFASGSLGAVKRATELNEEVKRVRPPRFFQPDNLVRSYIREEAEGHKILSELEKGKYASTDIYFYHVYISKDVILLTDKRIAYLEHCDLFGGWKVDWTHTWQEVGDLPRLVDRGIQISVKDGSKRKTFGKIFGSADQSKILLIQDHTTRQILYNKIQEQVNQCGL from the exons ATGGTTTTCGAGTCGATCGTTACCGAACTTTTGAACAAGGTGTTGGGGGAGTATATACAAGATTTGGATCATACGCAGTTAAAGCTCAGTTTATGGGGAG GGGATGTTGTGTTAAATAATTTGTTGATAAAAGAGACTGCATTGGATGTATTGGATTTGCCCATAAGATTAGGATATGGGAAACTGG GCAAACTTATATTAAAAATACCATTCAAGGATATGTGGAATGGTCAAATAGATGCGATAGTTGAAGAATTGTTTCTACTAATAGTACCGACGAGTCAGGTCGCGTACGATGCAGAGAAAGAAAGCAAAGTTCAGCTGGAAGCTAAGAGGGCAGAGCTGGCAAGAGTTGAGAAAACAAAGCAGTTGGCGGATACTAAAT CACAAGAAAAATTGGATGATTCGATGATCGAAAAGCTCGTTGCCCGTATGATAAAGAATATACATGTTGAAATTAAAAGGATACACGTACGATACGAAGATCATGTCTCTTTCAAAGATCATCCATTTTCAGCTGGCTTTACACTTGATAAATTCATTTTGGAGAGTTGTACAGACACTTGGAAAACGGATGGTAACATGAAAGACATGTATGCCATTCTTCAGATTTTTAAG TGTTGCACACTGGATGGCCTAGCCGTGTACCTTAATACAACTGCAACACAGTTTAGCAGCAAACCACAGTCATACTATTCGGATCTTTTCTGCAGTGGTATCGCGACCACAGATCATAATCCACCTGGTTACCAATATT TGCTGGGTCCAATAAACGTGAAcgcgaaattgaaattaaacccAAAACCAGAAACGGACGGCAGTAATTACACTATCCCCAAAGTGTGGTTGGACTTGGAAATGCAGAAATTGAGGATAGGACTGACGAAGAAGCAATATCATACTCTGGTTCAGTTAGGCGAAGGTTTGGATCATGCGCAGAAAAAAGCACCATATAGGAAGTACAGGCCTAATTTGACGTCGTACCGAGGACACTATAAAGAATG gtggcatttcGCGTACGAATGTATTCTGGAAGAAACGGTACGCAGAAATCGTAGGAATTGGGACTGGAATCATATGAAACAACATAGGGATCTATGTCGCGAATACGCCAACGTATATCAGACAAAACTAACAGCGAAGAAAGTTGCGCAAGAGATAGAAAATCGTCTCACAGAGTGCGAGAAAAAAttggacattttcaatttggtgATCATCAGGCATCAAATTGAAATGGAA GTAGAAAGATTGGCAGAAAAAGAAAAGAGTCTGAAAGCAAAGCGCGGGTGGTTTGGATTCCTCTGGTCCACTGCGCAAACGGAGGAAACCGAAGATTTGAATTCAGCGGCAGCAATAA TGCGGAAGTTCGAGCAGGCGATGACGCcacaggaaaaagagaaattgtACAGAGCGATCGATTATCAAGAAAACAGTGCGCCAGCTCATTATCCTGAAACATACGTGATGATCGACACCAGATTCCTTCTCCATGAACTTCAGATAGAATTTCTAGATACGGATAAAGAGTATCCGTGCATATTGGATCTTCAACTTCACGTTGTCGAAGCTGTTTTTAATTCGAGGCCAGCCGCGAAtgctatatt AGTCACGGCATCAatcaatgaaatgaaacttcTGGGAACGAAACAGGACGATCACGTTCCTTCGCTGTTTAATTCACACGAACATAGCGCAGAAAAGGTTCTAATATATGTGTCCTACGAGAAGAATCCTCTGGATAAATTATGTGGCGATCGTGTTATAGTGAGATCGACATCGGTAGACATTGTTTACGATGCACAAACTGTGATAGAATTggttaatttattcaaattacaaAACTCTTCAACTTTAAACCA GCTTCAAGCGGCTGCTGCAGAACAGCTTGAAGGTTTTAAGGAGATGTCTGCTCTCGGCCTAGAACACGCCATTCAAAAGCATTCAGCGCTAGATATACAG GTCGACATGCAGGCGTCACAATTGATCATTCCGCACGGTGGATTCTACAACAGCACAAAGGCATTGTTAGTAGTCAATCTCGGTAGTTTAAAAATACACTCGTTAGAGAAGCCAAAGGACGATAAGACGAATGTATCTGTTAAACAGTTAATCAGCATGGGTAAAAGTGAAGAGGACGTCTTGTTGCATCTCAGAGAGCACACTTATGACAAATTTGTTCTGAAAATAGTTAATGTTCAA ATACTAGTTTCTCTTCCGGGGGAAGAGTGGCGCACAATTTTATCAACGGTTCACGATTCCATGACACTACTGCATCCGACAACGCTTGAAATACAGTTTCACAAATGTTTAGTTACTGATGATCCCCTGCTCCCGAAGTTGAGGCTAATTGGCCAATTACCGTCGCTTGTAATCAATATTACCG ACAATCGCTTGTTACAAGTCATGTCCATCGCTCAGAGTATACCATTGCCGAAAGAGGAAGAGCCCACGGAACTTCAGAAGTCCTCACTT AGTAAATCTACTTCGCAATTGTCCCTGTTGAAAGATCTGACAACGATTtcggagaagaagaaaaaggaaggCACGACCGTTAAACAAACCACCGATCTagaaatgaaatttgaaatGAAAG AATTTGCGCTGCTGGTTTCCTCCCAAAAGGATGATGTGGTAAAGCCGTTTATGAAATTCGAGATACTGCAAGTGGAAGCAGAATTGTTGCAGCGAACGTACGACCAAGAGATAATGTTAAGATTGGGTGGTGTTCAAGTGAAACAGCATTACaaagaaacagaaatatttatggTGAACACACCTATGACATCTGGCAAGCACGAATACCTAATAACGATGCAATATATAAAC GTGAACAAGCGATCTCCAGATTTTACAACGAGACACGGGTCCGTTATTAAATTGCTCAAGTTGGAATTCACAACGTTGGACGTTTTACTTCACCAGGAGGGGTTAATCAATCTTCTGCAGTTCGCAACATACATGCAG GATCAAATGAACGCGATAACAAAAACTACGATGGATACGGAGCGTCCAATACGCCCAAGGGTAAGTCATTTGGCTTCCATACAAGAGGAAACATCCACCTTCTTCAAGGAACAACTTTATAAGCAAAAGCTTCGGTCAACGTCATCGC GTCGAAAGAGAACAATGATCGAACATATAGATTTGAAGATTCAAACGAAAGTTGGAACCATTCGTATGAAGATAGCTAGTGAAAGCAAAGATATTGCTGTGTTCGACGTCGACGGTATCACAGCAGGATTTATAATGAAAGCTTCTTATTCTCAAGCGAACGTTAATTTATCCTCCATGAGTATTCTAGATCTTAATGCTGCGTCAATTTACAGAGAC ATTGTATCAGTGACAGAGAGCACCGAGTCTTTACAAGTTCAGGTTATAATGTATAATATCGATCCATCAGAGATCGACAAGAATAATATGTCTATCACCGTTGTGATGGGCTGCTATCGTATCGTGTTCTTAAATATGTTTGTCACCAGCCTAATG AGTTTCTTAAATAACTTCCAAGCAGCTCAGCAAGCCATAAAGGATGCATCGGCTGCAGCTGCAGAAGCTGCGAAAACAAACATTAAAGATGTGCAAGAAAGTGAAACACGTATCGGCCTCGCAGTGAAAATTAAG GCTCCTGTTATATACGTACCGATGCATTCGAAGAGCAATCGTTGTTTATCGCTGGACATGGGTAATCTGACGGTGTGCAATGTATTCAAAAAGCTGGAAGTCACAAACGAGGCAGGAGATTGTCCgattgtcactgaaatgaaggtcGAACTGCAAAACTTAAAATTATCTAG GGTGAAGCTGAACATGGACCAGTTCACAGTCGAGAATGAAATATTACTGTTAGAGCCAGTTAGTTTCACGTTACTTATTAAACGTAATTTATCAACCTCTTGGTTTACCTCTATTCCGGATATCGACATGTCCGGCAGACTAAACAAAATTAATCTGCGAATTAGTAAGGAGGATTATGTGACCACGCTGAAGGTATTAGAAGAGAACTTAGGTGAGAAGGTTGAAGAAACAAAATCCATTCAAAGCGTTACGCAAGGTGACAAAAAGCTCGAAGTAGAAGTTGAACATCATCAAATTG ACAAAGTTGAAAGGATTACCGCAGGTGTTGAAAGCGCAGATTTACAGGAACAAACTCAAGTGCACACTTCCATCAAATTCGAATTTGTCATGGACAGTCTTGTAATTAGTTTATTTACAGGCGGTTCGAAAATG CTACGGTCTGAAAGTTCCCTGCTACATCTGCCGGAGAATGGATTAGCGACGTTTTGTTTGACTCATTTCGCATTGAAAGGTAGAATATTTGCCGATGGTCTAATAGCAACTTCTATTCTCCTGATGAACTGTACTTTGGACGATACAAGGCAAAGTAGACATGGTTTTCTGACCAGAATCATGGGAAGAACGACAGCTGTACCGACCATAAGCGAAGGGGAAACAGAGCCGAAGATGGCTCGCAGTATGTTGGACGTGACTTTTAGACAAAGCCTAAACGATACTTTTG TCGACGTTCGAGTTTTCTCTTTCAGTATAATCGTCTCCATTGATTACCTAATGAAAGTGAAGGATTTCTTTACCATCGAAGAAGCATCCACCAGTAAAACAACATCCCAAGCAGTATCGAAAAATTATACTGAAACGGTGCCGAGGAAAAGACAGACTCCTGCCCCACCGAATAAGAAAATGTTCACTATTAATCTGCACGTTGAGAAGCCAGATATTATACTACTCGAAGACATGGATGACATCAATTCAAATTGCGTCATACTGAAT aCCGAGCTGATCTTGAAAGTACGGCTGATGGGCGAACACCAAGTGATAACAGGTTCTATAAAAGATTTGTCGATTCTGGCTGGTGTATACAATCCAGCGAAAAGAAATGACTGGATATACGAG GTTCTACGACCATGCAGTATTAGTGTAGCTGGCTCTACACCGGAAGGGAAAGGTCTTCATATAGATGTTTGTTGCACCGATATTCATGTATCTGTATCACCAG GTGTGATAGAGATATTGAATAAAGTGGTTCACACTGTTACGAAAACAGAAGTaaaggacgaagaagaagatcATGTTGCTGAACCAAATTATGAAGGATTGTGGATTATCACGCCGTTCGAAGAGAGTGATTTTTGGTTCCTGAAAACTG AAATTGCAGTGGAAGCTCTAGAAGATTTTGTATATTCTGGCGACGAAGTTGTTGCAGCTTATAAACCAGAAATGGCAATCATTTCTGCGCCTACGATTTTATTCACATTAGAGGCAGGTGTTGGCAACAAAACCCTACCTATGCTACTGCTTCATATTGGATTTCAAAGCAATATCAATGATTGGAGTTCGAAATCG ATGAACGTGGAGGCTACGATGTCGTTGATTATGGCATATTATAACAGTCGTCTCGCGTTATGGGAACCCTTGATCGAGCCTGTAGAAGGGATCAAGAATGGCAAACGTGTTTCTACACCATGGGAATTGAAGACAAAG GTACAATTTAACGAAGTCGCGATAGACTCTAGAGGGGCAAGCGTGGCTAGCCCGACTTCTGAGAATGAACAAGATGAATGGCACCAGACAGCGAAAATGTCCATTGACATAGAGTCTTCG GAAAATCTCGAGATAACTGTGACCAAGACTTGTCTCGACGTGCTCAAACAGCTTGGCAATGCATTTTCCTCTGCGATTACTGCCGGTGAAAAGGGAGCTGCTAAAAGCGTGGCACCTTACGTGCTTAAAAACGAAACCGGTTTGGCCATGGTTTTAGATTTGGAAAGCAGTCATTTTAAG GTATTTGATGATAGGTCGAAGATGCCAGGAGAAAAAACGAACTCGTATATGGAAGTAATCCTTGAATCTGGAGCGTCGGTGCAGCTCGCCTCGAAAACTACGAAAATTCAAACACCGTTGCTAGATCAGCTGAAGACTGATTCGATTAAAGAAAAAGAAGACGATAAATTCGTTATTTCG TTCAAAGAAATCGATTGCACGTTGGCTATACCCGTTCTAAGAGCCGACAAGAGGTTCTTTTCTTTGAGATATCGAAAGGGAAGTTCCGAAGAATGGGGAATCGTATCTGATGTTGTAGTGGACGAAGGTAGCACTATTGTCACTCTTCGAAGCATTCTTCAG GTGCACAATCATTTCAGCGAACCGATATCGGTGTATTACATGACTAAACGTGGAAATGAAGTTGAATGTGTGGGCGTTGTTGCTCCGGATAACAAATTGAACCTTCCATTAGATGCAGTGTACACTCCGACAAATAGTTACTGGCTGTTTTTCAGCGTTGAGAA ATACATGGTTTCGATAGAGCCATTCGTTTGGAAAGATTTGCAAAAGACGGTATCTATGAGAAAACTTTTGAAATGCGAAAGCCGCACGGAACAGGAAGTAGTAGAACCGTTTTACATAAAG ATGTTTTGCGTGATGATTGTGGTTGGTAGTATTTTCTATAATAACAACACTATTGGCTTATTATTTGATGCTATTAACTGGCGATCCATATTCTGTCGTTTCATTGATTATGTCAAGCACTTTTGCTTGAAAAGTTTATCCTCTGAACACCCAAAACATGTGGAAGCACCTATTCAG GTTGTAGGAGAAATAGAACAGGTTTACTTTGAGAATACCAGCCGACATACGATGGCTAGTACAATTTACAATGTGCATTTATATCCATCCGTGTACTTGAAGAACTTCCTACCGATTGACATTATCGTGTCCATTCCTGGGACTTTCCAGGACAAATTATTGGAAGCTGGCACCTCGTATCAAATTCCTACAATCGATCCCGGGAAATCTCATATAATCATCAAG CTACCAAATTATTTAGAGAAAGACTGGTCATGTAGAGGCGAGATACTCGCAAATCCACCAGAATTCTCAGTATGGTCCTTTGAATCATTCGATAGCGCGCAAAAAGTTGTAATGGACTTGGGAATGCATACATCCTACAAGCACGGATCTATCGTTATGGCATTGTACTGTCCATTTTGGATGTTGAATAAAACAGGTTTAATGTTGTCTTATCGG AGCGGGGATGACTATTTAAATGTGTTGTATCACCCTGAGAATTTTAAAGGACCCATACTATTCTCGTTCCGCTCGAAAGTTTTCTTCGGTAAGAAAAAGGCGATGATCAGAGTGGAAGACGGAGAATGGTCCGATAAGTTTCCAATCGATACTGCTGGGAGCGAGGGAATGGTTGCTTGCAAATACAATGGAATGACATACCAG ATTGGAGTCCACAACCAGCTGACCTATAATTCTCTGACAAAGCAGATTACGTTCACGCCGTACTATGTAATCTTAAACAATTCGAGCTTCCTTATCGAATGCCAAGAAGGTGATCGACCAGCCGATCCCATGTTCAAG GTTCCTCCCGGCGAATGTACACCTCTGTGGCCTCGGACGGAATACGAGCAAAAGACTCTGAGGGCCAAGATCGTAAGTGAACCTGAAACAACAGCGCCATTCATTTACACCGAAAGCCATACAACTTTGCTAAAGCTGCAGAACAAG TACGGAGGTATCAACGTGGATGTACAAGTAAGCGAAGGAGGAGTTTACATATCCTTATCCGTTTACACTTATGGAAATGCTCCAGCGTTGATCGTCAATCATACATCTCATACTATTCACTTCTGGGAAAAAGGCTCGTTGAATGTCAG ATCTGTACAATCGTATAACAAAATGTTCTACACTTGGGAGAAACCAGCAGGCCCGAAGAAGATAGTATGGGAGGACCATAATAAAAAGGAAATCGAAAACAATTTGAGAAAG GATACTTTAGGTGCTTTCCAACTGCCAGATCTGGAAGAAGAAGTATTTTACGTGTCATTCTTGGGCGGTGCTCAACGAATACTTTTATTCACGTCGAACATGAAAATCGCAGAAGACTGTCAACTGGCCGGTGATTTCGAAACGATAGAGCAAGAAGTGACGATTAGTATTCACGGGGTTGGACTGTCGCTTGTGAACAACATAACGAGATCGGAGCTGTTGTACATGTGTATAGCTAG TTCTGGAATCATTTGGGAAACAAGTAAAACCACTGCTCAACGCTGGCGAGGTCTCAGCGCGCACGAGGTGAACACAATAGAAGAAGGTTACCAGAAATATATCCGAGAATTGCAAATAGGAAGAGATCCTTCGCAGAAAGTAATACTCGAGCCGAAACTAGAG GTCGATTACATGACCATGGAAATGTTGAGGCCTCACCGCAGATTTCTGCGACGAACCTTCCAAACCGGATTATGGTTGCAGTACCGAACATCGATGCAtcaagtgcaattgcatgcgAAGATCAACAGACTCCAAATCGACAATCAGCTCTCGGATTGCGTTTTCCCAGTGATTTTAGCTCCAGTTCCACCTCCGAAAAGTGTCACTCAAAGCATTG TCACGAAGCCGTTCGCTGAACTTAGTATGGTGAAACAGTTGTTAGAGCACAGCAGTGTTCAGCAGTTCCGGTACTTCAAGGTTCTCATACAGGAGTTCCATGTGAAAGTAGATATCATATTTATCAATGCTATAATGGGACTGTTCGAGGCGAACGAAGTGAACGACGCGGAGGAA AACGAGCTGTTCAAAGTGGACATGAAACTGGTTGACGAGCCGTTGATGTATCACGTCAGCCTAATCACAACGGCAGAGCAAAAGAACTTCTTCGATTTACTTCATTTCTCTCCACTGAAG ATACACATAAGTTTCTCGATGTCTGGAAGCAACAATGCACCATCCGCAGTGCCTCAAGTATTAAACGTGCTGTTACAAGGGATTGGTGTCACGTTAACTGACATCAACGATATCGTCTTCAA ATTGGCATATTTTGAAAGAGATTACACTTTCATGACGAATAAACAACTAATTTCCGAAGCAACGATGCATTACGCGGGCCAAGCGATTAAACAAGCCTACGTTCTTGTTTTGGGACTCGACGTGATCGGCAATCCGTACGGACTTGTAGTTGGCACCGTGAAAGGAATCGAGGATCTATTTTATGAACCTTTCCAAGGTGCTATACAAGGACCTGGAGAATTTGCGGAAGGATTGCTTCTTGGTGTGAGAAGTATGCTGGGCCACACTGTTGGTGGAATGGCAGGAGCTGTGTCGAAAATTACCGGAGCCATGG GCAAGGGCCTAGCTGCTCTAACATTCGACAAGGACTACCAAAAGAAACGACAGGAACAACTTAACAAACAACCCTCTAATTTGCAAGAAGGTCTCGCCCGGAGTGGGAAAGGTTTGGTGATG GGAGTGTTCGATGGCGTAACCGGAGTCGTAATGAAGCCTATATCGGGTGCTAAAGAGGAAGGTGTGGAAGGCTTCTTCAAAGGATTTGGAAAGGGTGTCGTTGGACTCGTTACCAGACCAACTGCTGGCGTTATAGATTTCGCTAGCGGATCGCTGGGTGCTGTGAAACG AGCGACGGAGTTAAACGAGGAAGTAAAGAGAGTGAGACCGCCTAGATTTTTCCAGCCGGATAATTTAGTCAGATCATACATAAGGGAAGAAGCCGAAGGGCATAAGATTCTGAGT GAATTAGAGAAAGGAAAATACGCGTCCACCGATATATATTTCTATCATGTGTATATTTCGAAAGACGTGATATTACTCACCGATAAGAGGATAGCATACTTGGAACACTGTGATTTGTTCGGCGGATGGAAG GTGGATTGGACTCACACGTGGCAAGAGGTTGGTGATTTACCAAGGTTAGTCGACAGGGGTATCCAGATCTCTGTTAAAGATGGCAGTAAAAGGAAAACGTTCGGGAAAATATTTGGTAGCGCAGATCAATCAAAAATACTTTTAATACAGGATCATACCACACGACAG attttatataataaaatacaagAACAAGTTAATCAATGCGGTCTGTAA